AAAAATCAAGTGAGAACTTGGTGCGAGACATCAAACGAAAAACCAGAAGGAAGTTTTCACTTTAAAATCATTGGATGGGGTTGATATTATCTGTCAATGGTATTGGATGATTACAGCCAATATATTATCTCCTGGGAGCTTTGCAGCAGCATGATGAGTAAAGATGCAGAGCAATCAATTGAAAATGCTTTGCAATGTACAGGATTAAAAAATAATAATCCTCCCAGGTTATTATCTGACAATGGGTCCTGTTATATCTCGAATAACCTGACTCTTTACTTGGATAGTGTAGGAATGGATCATGTGCGAGGCGCTCCTTTTCATCCCCAAACTCAAGGTAAGATTGAAAGGTATCATCGTTCCATGAAGAATGTTATTAAGCTGGAACATTATTACAGTCCGGAAGAATTAAAATATCAATTAGAAGAGTTTGTGGATTATTATAACAATAACCGATATCACGAATCTTTGCAAAATGTAACACCAGCAGATGTGTACTTTGGAAGAGATATACAGATACTCAAGAATAGAAATTTAATAAAACAAAAAACAATGCGAAAAAGAAGGAAATTACACCTTTGGAATAAATCAATATTATGACTTAACTTTACCCTAAATTATTTCGCTTTGGTTTGAAGACAGACATCAACATAAATAAACTATCTTTCATTAGTGCTGGGTTTGTTTCGGCTATTTTAATAAAGGATTCTTCCTGGAAATGTTTTGGTTTTAATAAAAGACCTAAAAGGGGCAAAATTATTAAAAAAATTTTTCCCCTAAAGGAACAGGAGCTTGAGAATTTTATCAAATCAGAATTATTCTTATTATCTCTAGTAGATGTGATTAAAGTTTTCAAAAAGATGGCAAATTCAACAACACGGGAGTATGATTTTAGACCACTAGTTTTATTTGGAATTATTGAAAAAGCAATTAGGTGGGGTATCCTAAACAATTCTAGTGATTATATTATCCAGCAAGACAGAGTATTAAAGTATTCCTCAAATTTTAATAAAGAGTCTATTATTAAGGGTTTTACATTGAATTATAATAAAACCTCACATGATGAGTATTATAGATTAAGAATTTTAACTGGTATTTCAGGATTATTGAGTTCTCCTAATATTGAAAGTGGTATCTTATTAAATCATAATGAAATTTATAATTTTTTCAATCAATTTGACCCATATGGAACACTTAAGACACACTTGGATAATAAAAACTCAGAAGATTTAGTAAAATATTATTGTATTAAATTTAATATTGAATAATTGATTTCAATAGATTATAGTTTATTTGACTTTGGAAAAAATTAAGACTGTTTTATAAAGAAATAATCAGTAATGTCTTTATTGTGATACTTTTCTCTTCTAACTCTTCCTATATTAAGATTCCAAGAATAACACACACAAATATCATCATCATTTACTTCATTTGAAGCCTTCCCCATAAATAGAACAGTTTAAAATTAGAACTTTATTTATTATCTCCAATTCTAAATGGCCGAAGTTCGGGGAAGCTTACACTTTCTTGTAGTATATAATTCTATATTAATTAATTATAACGCATATATTACATTATCTTTCAGAATTCACATGAGTGATAAATTTCAATATCAAATCGACTATATGGAATTTATTTGGCGAATTAAGGAGGTGGAAATATTCAGAGAAATGATAATGAAATTCTAAAAATCCGATAAATCATATAAATCCTATGGATTATAAGTCGGATTATTTTTTGATTGATTATTAAATTCTCTGCATTTACTATAATTTCAACATCATACTGAATTTGTTTGAAGATTATTAATCTTTAAGAATGTAAGTTTTAAAAGAGAAAAGAAATGTCTATCACTTAATGAAATTTCATTATTTTTAATATCAAATATATTTAATATATTGATAGCGTTTTGTGTATGCCATGCTCCATGTTTTCTTAGTGTATATGATATTTTAATGTCAAGGTCTGGATTAATATAAACATATGGTTCCTGAGTATTTACACCTTCATTAAACTTATGATTTTTTGAATCAATGATTAACAACAAATTCCCTATTTCCCATTTCAAAGAATCGTCTACATTTATCTCATTTGCTTTGTTTAAACACTTTATAATTGCATTTATTAATCCATCATGACTTCCAAAAATGTATTTTAGAAAGTCATAAACTAATACAGGAGGTAGGTTTCTATTTTGTTGGGATATATGTTTTTCAAAATTTATTACGTAATTGGGAATAGTATAATATTTATTATATAACTTCAGTAATACTCTTAAGTTTATTGCATTACAATTTATCATTAATACTAATAAATCAATAATCACAATTCCAATTTCTGTTCCAGGCTGAAAACTAAACACTTTATATAATTGTTCATCTGTTTTTATTGAAGTAATAATATTATTAACGCTTTGAGAAATCGCAGAAGTAT
The sequence above is drawn from the Bacteroidales bacterium genome and encodes:
- a CDS encoding transposase family protein, with product MVLDDYSQYIISWELCSSMMSKDAEQSIENALQCTGLKNNNPPRLLSDNGSCYISNNLTLYLDSVGMDHVRGAPFHPQTQGKIERYHRSMKNVIKLEHYYSPEELKYQLEEFVDYYNNNRYHESLQNVTPADVYFGRDIQILKNRNLIKQKTMRKRRKLHLWNKSIL